A genomic region of Ictidomys tridecemlineatus isolate mIctTri1 chromosome 10, mIctTri1.hap1, whole genome shotgun sequence contains the following coding sequences:
- the Trim56 gene encoding E3 ubiquitin-protein ligase TRIM56: MFSQGSSPSLLEALSSDFLACKICLEQLHTPKTLPCLHTYCQDCLAQLADGGHVRCPECRETVPVPPAGVAAFKTNFFVNGLLDLVKARACGDLRAGKPACALCPLVGGTSAGGPATARCLDCADDLCQACADGHRCTRQTHSHRVVDLVGYRAGWYDEEARERQAAQCPQHPGEALRFLCQPCSQLLCRECRLDPHLDHPCLPLAEAVRARRPGLEELLAGVDSSLVELEATRVAEKEALTRLREQAARVGTQVEEAAEGVLRALLAQKQEVLGQLRAHVEAAEEAARERLAKLEGREQVARAAAAFARRVLSLGREAEILSLEGAIAQRLRQLQSSPWSPGPVPCLLPQLELYPGLLDKNCHLLQLSFEEEQPPQEDGRGAAGPQGEEETQSQREHGAKAEQQGGGQPQGKDGAPASKEDKAKTPQEDGAQAPKGDGIQPGQVEGGVQVERGCRSNKKRKFKGRGKSMSREPSPALGPNLEGSGLLPRPIFFCSFPTRMPGDRRSPRITGLCPFGPREILVADEQNRALKRFSLNGDYKGTVPVPEGCSPCSVAALQSTVAFSAGARLYLISPDGEVQWRRALSLTQASHAVAALPSGDRVAVSVAGHVEVYNMEGSLATRFIPGGKASRGQRALVFLTTSPQGHFVGSDWQQNSVVVCDGLGQVIGEYKGPGLHGCQPGSLSVDKKGYIFLTLREVNKVVILDPKGSLLGDFLTAYHGLEKPRVTTMVDGRYLVVSLSNGTIHVFRVRSPDN, translated from the coding sequence ATGTTTTCCCAGGGCTCCTCGCCCTCCCTCCTGGAGGCCCTGAGCAGCGACTTCCTGGCCTGCAAAATCTGCCTGGAGCAGCTGCACACACCCAAGACGCTGCCCTGCCTGCACACCTACTGCCAGGACTGTCTGGCCCAGCTGGCCGACGGCGGCCACGTCCGCTGCCCCGAGTGCCGCGAGACAGTGCCCGTGCCACCCGCCGGGGTGGCCGCCTTCAAGACCAACTTCTTCGTCAATGGGCTCCTGGACCTGGTGAAGGCCCGGGCCTGCGGAGACCTGCGTGCAGGGAAGCCGGCCTGTGCCCTGTGTCCCCTGGTAGGGGGCACCAGTGCCGGGGGACCGGCCACAGCCCGATGCCTGGATTGTGCCGACGACTTGTGTCAGGCCTGTGCCGACGGGCACCGCTGCACCCGCCAGACCCACAGCCATCGCGTGGTGGACCTGGTGGGCTACAGGGCCGGGTGGTACGACGAGGAGGCCCGGGAGCGCCAAGCAGCCCAgtgtccccagcacccaggggAGGCCCTGCGCTTCCTGTGCCAGCCCTGCTCCCAGCTGCTGTGCCGAGAGTGCCGCCTGGACCCCCACCTGGACCACCCTTGCCTGCCCCTGGCTGAGGCAGTGCGGGCCCGGAGGCCGGGCCTCGAGGAGCTTCTGGCCGGCGTGGACAGCAGCCTGGTTGAGCTGGAAGCCACTCGGGTGGCCGAAAAGGAAGCGCTGACCCGGCTGCGGGAGCAGGCTGCCAGGGTGGGGACTCAGGTGGAGGAGGCAGCCGAGGGCGTCCTCAGGGCCCTCCTGGCCCAGAAGCAGGAGGTGCTGGGGCAGCTTCGGGCCCACGTGGAGGCTGCCGAAGAGGCTGCCCGGGAGAGGCTGGCCAAACTAGAAGGCCGGGAGCAGGTGGCCAGGGCGGCAGCTGCCTTTGCTCGGCGGGTTCTCAGCCTGGGTCGGGAGGCTGAGATCCTTTCCCTGGAGGGAGCCATTGCCCAGAGGCTCCGGCAGCTGCAGAGCAGCCCCTGGAGCCCGGGGCCAGTGCCCTGCCTGCTGCCCCAGCTGGAACTCTACCCTGGGCTGCTGGACAAAAACTGCCACCTGCTCCAGCTCTCTTTTGAGGAGGAGCAGCCCCCGCAGGAGGATGGgagaggtgcagcaggaccccaGGGAGAGGAAGAAACCCAGAGCCAGAGGGAGCATGGAGCCAAGGCCGAGCAGCAGGGTGGAGGCCAGCCCCAGGGTAAGGATGGAGCTCCGGCCTCCAAAGAGGACAAAGCCAAGACACCCCAAGAAGATGGAGCCCAAGCCCCCAAAGGAGACGGTATCCAGCCAGGCCAAGTAGAGGGAGGAGTCCAGGTCGAGAGGGGCTGCAGGTCCAACAAGAAGAGGAAGTTCAAAGGCAGGGGCAAGTCCATGTCCCGGGAGCCCAGCCCCGCCCTGGGGCCAAACCTGGAAGGCTCCGGCCTCCTCCCCAGACCCATCTTTTTCTGCAGCTTCCCCACCCGCATGCCTGGGGACAGGCGGTCTCCCCGCATCACTGGGCTCTGTCCCTTTGGTCCCCGGGAAATCCTGGTGGCAGATGAGCAGAACAGGGCTCTGAAACGCTTCTCGCTCAACGGCGACTACAAGGGCACCGTGCCGGTCCCTGAGGGCTGCTCCCCGTGCAGTGTGGCCGCTCTGCAGAGCACAGTGGCCTTCTCGGCTGGCGCGCGCCTCTATCTCATCAGCCCTGATGGTGAGGTGCAGTGGCGCCGGGCCCTGAGCCTCACCCAGGCCAGCCATGCCGTGGCCGCGCTGCCCAGTGGGGACCGGGTGGCAGTCAGTGTGGCAGGCCACGTGGAGGTGTATAACATGGAAGGCAGCCTGGCCACCCGGTTCATCCCCGGGGGCAAGGCCAGCCGGGGCCAGCGGGCACTGGTGTTCCTGACCACCAGCCCTCAGGGCCATTTTGTGGGGTCGGATTGGCAGCAGAACAGCGTGGTGGTCTGCGACGGGCTGGGCCAGGTGATTGGGGAATACAAGGGGCCGGGCTTGCACGGCTGCCAGCCGGGCTCCCTGTCCGTGGATAAGAAGGGCTACATCTTTCTGACCCTTCGAGAAGTCAACAAGGTGGTGATCCTGGATCCCAAGGGGTCACTTCTTGGTGACTTCCTGACAGCCTACCACGGTCTGGAAAAGCCCCGGGTGACCACCATGGTGGATGGCAGGTACCTGGTGGTGTCCCTCAGTAATGGGACCATCCATGTCTTTCGGGTTCGTTCTCCTGACAATTAA